A stretch of the Ostrea edulis chromosome 9, xbOstEdul1.1, whole genome shotgun sequence genome encodes the following:
- the LOC125667863 gene encoding proteoglycan 4-like has translation MPRILLLCLLGMLLVSQIDAQKSKRKSKFKALLPVFERSKPKPNSIAEKPTKTASASSSSTVEAGGTLNTGKATASQPVSPPKEVILPEPSKPVKQPQDLVIQSPKVKSDRPKATPYSLLLPDKPVKKPAKSRVEQYRPAKPKFPMTKTKSSWSHVPSKPKSKSKNVNFFGMRPKPTTTPKPTTPAPPLPVQQSLFNFFNGQNVPSPAQQAMPFPLPSMPPYPGLPNNNPQLNNVYKMIATWLVSHAMHGGNNVAPTTPRPVLTTPKQTPPPMRFSAKRAKPHHQHQRKNSLSRPQEQARRPNRNRKRTRSQKKANEKNKNSKMQEEALRRMRQKAYEEYMDEVYDIDVPEKPFANGAPPYHQGPPFGFPW, from the coding sequence ATGCCGAGAATTCTTCTTCTTTGCCTTCTCGGTATGCTGTTAGTGAGTCAAATAGACGCACAGAAAAGCAAACGAAAGTCTAAGTTTAAAGCGCTGCTCCCTGTCTTTGAACGTTCAAAGCCCAAACCAAACAGCATTGCTGAAAAACCAACGAAAACTGCAAGTGCGTCATCATCGTCAACTGTTGAAGCTGGTGGAACTCTTAACACCGGTAAAGCAACAGCATCTCAACCAGTTAGCCCTCCTAAAGAAGTTATTCTTCCGGAACCTTCAAAACCCGTTAAACAACCCCAAGACCTGGTAATCCAGAGTCCTAAAGTGAAATCTGACAGACCCAAAGCTACCCCATATAGTCTACTATTGCCAGACAAACCCGTAAAGAAACCAGCCAAATCTCGAGTAGAACAATACCGTCCAGCAAAACCCAAGTTTCCCATGACGAAAACGAAATCATCTTGGAGTCATGTTCCGTCAAAGCCTAAATCCAAatccaaaaatgtaaattttttcgGTATGAGACCAAAGCCTACCACAACACCCAAACCAACCACACCGGCACCACCACTTCCTGTCCAACAAAGCTTATTTAACTTTTTTAACGGACAAAATGTCCCTTCCCCAGCTCAACAGGCAATGCCTTTCCCACTTCCATCGATGCCACCATACCCCGGCCTGCCAAACAACAACCCACAACTTAATAATGTCTACAAAATGATTGCCACATGGCTTGTGTCTCATGCTATGCATGGGGGCAATAACGTTGCTCCCACAACTCCTCGTCCTGTCCTCACCACACCGAAACAAACTCCTCCACCGATGCGTTTTTCTGCGAAACGTGCAAAACCACATCATCAACATCAAAGAAAGAATTCTTTGTCGCGGCCTCAAGAACAAGCAAGGAGACCAAATAGGAACAGAAAACGCACGCGCTCTCAGAAAAAAGCAAACGAAAAGAATAAGAACAGCAAAATGCAAGAAGAAGCGCTAAGACGAATGAGACAGAAGGCTTACGAAGAATACATGGATGAGGTTTATGATATTGACGTTCCAGAAAAACCATTTGCCAATGGAGCACCACCATATCATCAGGGACCACCATTTGGATTCCCATGGTGA
- the LOC125667857 gene encoding sulfotransferase 2A1-like: MNKLSIELPECDGMLLPRVQPFLTDPGQRLRTIRDSTLDPTAVLLTTYPKSGTHWVWEIICMLLEGKSEYIPQSREAYYLEGLSDSDLQEVNQSKKRALSTHLPYRWLPKRHVQNGGKIVHVIRNPKDVAVSLYYHLKSGGFVKEMDIWDFVKQRFISKEPRLYGGWFEYEKEFAVRSDKVYSLHYERLNKNPTTEIRKLAEYLRVNISDDFLRDVSEKCSFQNLKEADKTIKADGMLKKMVQKAGRTGVPEIYRKGKSGTWKEHFTVAENEQLDQYIAEVMQDVHLDINFE; encoded by the exons ATGAACAAACTGAGTATAGAACTACCCGAGTGTGACGGCATGCTTTTACCAAGGGTGCAGCCATTTCTAACAGACCCTGGTCAGAGACTGCGAACCATCCGAGACTCCACATTAGATCCAACAGCGGTTTTGCTGACCACTTATCCTAAATCTG GCACACACTGGGTGTGGGAAATCATATGTATGCTTCTGGAAGGTAAGAGTGAGTATATTCCACAATCGCGAGAGGCGTATTACTTAGAGGGGTTGTCTGATTCTGACCTCCAGGAAGTGAACCAATCTAAAAAGAGGGCACTGAGCACGCACTTGCCATACAGGTGGCTTCCCAAACGACATGTTCAAAATGGCGGGAAAATTGTACACGTTATACGTAATCCCAAAGACGTAGCTGTATCGCTGTATTATCATCTGAAATCAGGCGGATTTGTGAAGGAAATGGACATTTGGGACTTCGTAAAACAGCGTTTTATAAGCAAAG AGCCTCGTCTTTATGGTGGGTGGTTCGAATACGAAAAAGAATTTGCTGTCAGGTCAGACAAGGTGTATTCTCTTCATTATGAAAGATTAAACAAG AACCCAACAACAGAGATAAGGAAATTAGCAGAGTACCTGCGGGTAAATATATCGGATGATTTTCTTAGAGATGTGTCGGAAAAATGTAGCTTCCAGAACTTAAAAGAGGCAGATAAAACTATAAAAGCAGACGGGATGTTAAAGAAAATGGTGCAGAAAGCTGGAAGAACTGGAGTGCCGGAAATATATCGCAAAG GCAAAAGCGGCACATGGAAGGAGCACTTTACTGTAGCGGAGAATGAACAGCTCGACCAGTACATCGCAGAGGTTATGCAGGATGTGCATTTAGATATAAACtttgaataa
- the LOC125667828 gene encoding uncharacterized protein LOC125667828 yields MNPPSTEGHEKRKRLEFSISSDGSGDTDYSQGYYSEEARDSLADLLPKMQRTPSCVSNFTQCANQQKLDDLYKSYTKLKIYFCVLCVVNVIIILLVCIFFAVFFIRFSHDDNGLDNSFINPTRGEQNLNPNTGRADALSATTKRPQIVPNAEIRCSVLKHKLNATGFDSRETCSLEDMVDSIAKYLKPREYNDVLHLTEGTPEKDGSDCFLKQWKKDKDSSSPSSAGLNFNQQRGTIIIPSNGYYYVYSRLTFKYNSRISPEQAQKLQLKDIKHTIEKSRALSSQYSSVQSTSIQCTKTSFVHSSFLQRVLYMEKGDELRVKMSDSGKIQYDEKYKHENYFGIFKL; encoded by the exons ATGAATCCGCCGTCAACAGAGGGTCATGAGAAGAGAAAGAGACTTGAGTTTTCTATCTCCAGTGACGGATCGGGAGACACGGACTATAGCCAGGGCTATTACAGTGAGGAGGCCCGCGATAGCCTGGCAGATCTCCTACCCAAAATGCAAAGAACACCAAGCTGTGTTTCCAATTTTACGCAATGTGCTAATCAACAGAAATTGGATGATCTCTACAAATCTTACACTAAACTGAAGATTTATTTCTGCGTTTTGTGTGTGGTTAACGTCATTATCATCCTGCTTGTTTGTATCTTTTTCGCTGTGTTTTTCATTCGCTTCTCGCATGACGATAATGGCTTGGACAATTCGTTTATAAATCCAACACGAGGGGAACAGAACTTGAATCCCAATACTGGTCGAGCGGATGCTCTCTCAGCAACGACAAAACGACCTCAAATAGTTCCCAACGCAGAAATCCGGTGCTCTGTCCTCAAACACAAACTAAATGCTACTGGTTTTGACAGCAGAGAAACGTGTTCTCTTGAGGATATGGTCGATTCTATTGCAAAGTATCTTAAGCCAAGAGAATACAATG ATGTTTTGCATCTCACTGAGGGTACACCAGAAAAAG atGGTTCAGACTGCTTCCTGAAACAATGGAAAAAGGACAAAGACAGTTCTTCTCCAAGTTCGGCGGGCCTAAATTTCAACCAACAGAGAGGGACCATTATTATACCATCCAATGGCTATTACTATGTTTACAGTCGCCTGACGTTCAAGTATAACTCGAGAATCAGCCCGGAACAGGCACAAAAACTGCAGTTAAAAGACATTAAGCATACCATCGAGAAGAGTCGAGCTCTTTCCTCCCAATACAGTTCAGTGCAATCCACTTCAATTCAGTGTACCAAAACTTCTTTTGTCCACAGCAGCTTCCTCCAGAGAGTGCTGTATATGGAAAAGGGAGACGAACTTAGAGTGAAAATGTCTGATTCGGGTAAAATTCAGTACGATGAGAAATACAAGCACGAGAACTACTTCGGAATCTTCAAGTTATGA
- the LOC125667831 gene encoding uncharacterized protein LOC125667831, which translates to MSKPNIDTETGMHGCTSSSRLLTARIHRNSSCLTEVSILQNEILAKDLYKSNIKLRIYFSVLLVLNIILIVTVGVLYVTSTSNLDQKDAPTSESPPLEDMQSLATGSKTERLLETKMSKEFVKDINCATLKYKLNATDLDSRDGKCSFEDFIDALVKFLKPTDYRDVMHLTGGIPADKRNEHLEYTISNWIPDKNLQSSVDYHVTNSSIIISSDGYYFLYCRLTFSNDVTRKGSRRTAIKHSIRIKPVNQSFQKFVTVTTTPTFTDTNSHSYIQRVAKLRKGEELKITVSRAGKVQYDTSDGSGNYFGMFKL; encoded by the exons ATGTCGAAGCCAAATATCGATACAGAGACGGGGATGCATGGATGCACATCATCATCAAGATTATTAACAGCTCGTATACATCGCAATTCTAGTTGTTTAACCGAGGTGTCCATTCTACAGAACGAAATCCTAGCTAAGGATTTATACAAATCCAATATCAAATTAAGAATTTATTTTTCTGTCCTGTTGGTTTTGAATATTATCTTGATCGTCACTGTCGGTGTGTTATACGTTACTTCCACGAGCAATTTGGACCAAAAAGATGCACCAACGAGCGAGTCGCCTCCCCTCGAAGATATGCAAAGCTTGGCGACTGGTAGTAAGACAGAAAGATTGTTGGAGACGAAAATGTCCAAGGAATTTGTGAAAGACATCAATTGTGCCACTCTGAAATATAAACTTAATGCTACAGACCTGGACTCTCGGGACGGTAAATGTTCATTTGAGGACTTCATTGACGCACTGGTCAAG TTTCTGAAACCAACAGACTATAGAG ATGTAATGCATTTAACTGGTGGTATACCTGCAGATAAAAgaaatg AGCATTTAGAATATACGATCTCAAATTGGATCCCCGACAAGAACCTTCAATCCTCAGTAGATTACCACGTGACCAATTCGTCCATCATAATCTCGTCCGATGGGTACTATTTCTTATACTGCCGATTGACTTTTTCAAATGACGTCACAAGAAAGGGATCACGTCGGACAGCCATAAAGCATTCAATCAGAATCAAACCTGTCAATCAAAGTTTCCAGAAATTCGTGACAGTGACTACCACGCCCACTTTTACTGACACGAATAGCCACAGCTATATACAGAGGGTGGCTAAACTCCGAAAAGGCGAGGAATTAAAGATTACTGTATCTAGAGCTGGAAAAGTGCAATATGACACGAGCGATGGCAGCGGGAACTATTTCGGCATGTTTAAATTATAA